One Thermoanaerobacter pseudethanolicus ATCC 33223 DNA window includes the following coding sequences:
- a CDS encoding ABC transporter ATP-binding protein gives MSAILEVKNITKVFPKVVANDNVNLTVEKGEIHAILGENGAGKSTLMNIIYGLYKPDSGQLIFDGEELNLSGPHEAIEKGIGMVHQHFMLIPVLTVAENIVLGAEPKGITYDREKANELIREISKKYHLEIDPEAKVKDLSVGLQQRVEILKAFYRKAKLLILDEPTAMLTPQETEKLFEIMRGLVKQGMSIIFISHKLEEVLEISDRVTVMRRGKTVGTLNTKETNEQELANLMVGREVVLRIEKSEYKPGDVVLSVKNLNVVDQQNVPKVKDVSFDIHEGEIFGLAGIDGNGQLELVEAIMGLRPKKSGNILFYRKDVTNFTTRQLYREGISYIPQDRQADGLVLDFTIAENLILREYKDPTYSRYGVIQYKKVYENAERKVKEFDVRPPEYMLKARGLSGGNQQKVILAREVGYNPKLLIAVQPTRGMDVGAIEYIHKRLLELRDKGAAVFLISLELEEIMALSDRIGVIYNGQLMDILDGKTATREQIGMLMAGSRFDKTTLEAR, from the coding sequence ATGAGCGCTATATTGGAAGTAAAGAATATTACGAAAGTATTTCCTAAGGTTGTAGCAAATGACAATGTCAACCTTACAGTTGAAAAGGGAGAAATTCACGCTATACTTGGAGAAAATGGTGCTGGCAAATCTACTTTAATGAATATTATATACGGCTTATATAAACCGGATTCAGGTCAGCTCATTTTTGATGGTGAAGAACTCAATCTAAGTGGTCCTCATGAAGCTATTGAAAAAGGTATAGGAATGGTACATCAACACTTTATGCTTATTCCTGTTTTGACAGTTGCAGAAAACATTGTATTAGGTGCAGAGCCTAAAGGCATAACTTACGATAGGGAAAAAGCAAATGAACTCATAAGAGAGATTTCAAAAAAATATCACTTAGAAATAGATCCTGAAGCAAAAGTAAAAGATTTATCTGTTGGTCTTCAGCAAAGAGTTGAGATTTTAAAGGCTTTTTATAGAAAAGCAAAACTTTTGATTTTGGATGAGCCAACAGCTATGCTTACTCCTCAGGAAACAGAAAAATTATTTGAAATAATGAGGGGACTTGTAAAACAAGGTATGTCAATAATATTTATAAGTCACAAATTAGAAGAAGTATTAGAAATTTCTGATAGAGTTACAGTTATGAGAAGAGGTAAAACTGTTGGTACTTTGAACACAAAAGAAACGAATGAGCAAGAACTTGCTAATTTAATGGTAGGTAGAGAAGTAGTATTGAGAATAGAAAAGAGTGAGTACAAGCCAGGGGATGTCGTTTTAAGTGTTAAAAATTTAAATGTAGTTGACCAGCAGAACGTTCCTAAGGTTAAAGATGTAAGTTTTGATATACACGAAGGAGAAATTTTTGGACTGGCTGGTATTGATGGAAATGGGCAGTTAGAATTAGTAGAAGCTATAATGGGATTAAGGCCTAAGAAATCTGGTAATATTTTATTTTACAGGAAAGATGTTACAAATTTTACTACAAGACAGCTTTATAGAGAGGGTATATCGTATATTCCACAAGATAGGCAAGCAGATGGACTTGTTTTGGATTTTACAATTGCAGAAAATTTGATTTTGAGGGAATATAAAGATCCCACCTATTCTCGTTATGGTGTAATTCAATATAAAAAAGTATATGAAAATGCCGAGAGAAAAGTTAAAGAGTTTGACGTAAGGCCTCCTGAGTACATGCTTAAGGCTCGTGGTTTATCAGGAGGAAATCAGCAAAAGGTAATACTGGCGAGAGAAGTAGGATACAATCCTAAGCTTTTAATTGCAGTTCAACCCACAAGAGGAATGGACGTTGGTGCTATAGAATATATCCATAAGAGACTACTTGAATTGAGAGATAAAGGTGCTGCTGTATTTCTCATTTCATTAGAGCTAGAAGAAATAATGGCATTATCAGATAGGATTGGAGTTATATACAATGGACAGCTTATGGATATTTTGGACGGCAAAACTGCAACGAGAGAACAAATAGGAATGCTTATGGCTGGTTCGCGATTTGATAAGACGACATTGGAGGCGAGATAA